The following are encoded together in the Methylorubrum sp. B1-46 genome:
- the ispG gene encoding flavodoxin-dependent (E)-4-hydroxy-3-methylbut-2-enyl-diphosphate synthase, which produces MEVMEAPDALANPLDSQSPNMKGPEIAGPAPRHRTVGVQIGQGEGAVTVGGGAPIVVQSMTNTDTADIDGTVAQVAQLARAGSELVRITVDRDEAAAAVPKIRERLDRIGVHVPLVGDFHYIGHKLLSDHPACAEALAKYRINPGNVGFKEKKDTQFSTIVEQAIKYGKTVRIGANWGSLDGELLTHLMDENAKSPTPIDARAVMREAMVQSALTSADRAVSLGLPKDRIILSAKVSAVQDLIAVYREVARRSDYAIHLGLTEAGMGSKGIVAASAAIGVLLQEGIGDTIRYSLTPEPGGDRTVEVKAAQELLQTMGFRTFVPLVAACPGCGRTTSTTFQELARDIQNWISTSMPEWKKSYPGVEGLNVAVMGCIVNGPGESKHADIGISLPGTGESPSAPVFIDGKKAMTLRGATLAKDFEAIVIDYIERRFGQGKRDAAE; this is translated from the coding sequence ATGGAAGTCATGGAAGCTCCCGACGCCCTGGCAAACCCGCTCGATTCTCAGAGCCCGAACATGAAGGGCCCGGAGATCGCCGGGCCGGCACCGCGCCACCGCACCGTCGGCGTGCAGATCGGACAGGGTGAAGGCGCGGTCACCGTCGGCGGCGGCGCCCCGATCGTCGTGCAGTCGATGACCAACACCGACACGGCCGATATCGACGGCACCGTGGCCCAGGTCGCCCAGCTCGCCCGCGCCGGCTCGGAGCTGGTGCGCATCACGGTCGATCGCGACGAGGCGGCGGCGGCCGTGCCGAAGATCCGCGAGCGGCTCGACCGCATCGGCGTGCACGTGCCGCTGGTGGGCGACTTCCACTATATCGGCCACAAGCTCCTGTCCGACCATCCGGCCTGCGCCGAGGCGCTGGCCAAGTACCGGATCAATCCGGGCAATGTCGGCTTCAAGGAGAAGAAGGACACCCAGTTCTCGACCATCGTCGAGCAGGCCATCAAGTACGGCAAGACCGTGCGCATCGGTGCCAACTGGGGCTCGCTCGACGGCGAGCTCCTGACCCACCTGATGGACGAGAACGCCAAGTCGCCGACGCCGATCGACGCTCGCGCGGTGATGCGTGAGGCGATGGTGCAGTCGGCTCTGACCTCGGCAGACCGTGCGGTGTCGCTCGGCCTGCCGAAGGACCGCATCATCCTCTCGGCCAAAGTCTCGGCGGTGCAGGACCTCATCGCCGTCTACCGCGAGGTGGCGCGCCGCTCCGACTACGCGATCCATCTCGGCCTGACCGAGGCCGGCATGGGCTCGAAGGGCATCGTCGCCGCCTCCGCCGCCATCGGCGTCCTGCTGCAGGAGGGCATTGGCGACACGATCCGCTACTCGCTGACGCCCGAGCCCGGCGGCGACCGGACGGTCGAGGTGAAGGCGGCGCAGGAACTGCTGCAGACCATGGGTTTTCGGACGTTCGTGCCGTTGGTCGCCGCCTGCCCCGGCTGTGGCCGCACCACCTCGACGACGTTCCAGGAACTGGCCCGCGACATCCAGAACTGGATCTCCACCTCCATGCCGGAGTGGAAGAAGTCTTATCCGGGTGTCGAGGGGCTCAACGTCGCGGTGATGGGCTGCATCGTCAACGGACCGGGCGAGTCGAAGCACGCCGATATCGGCATCTCACTGCCCGGCACCGGTGAGAGCCCGAGCGCCCCGGTCTTCATCGACGGCAAGAAGGCGATGACCCTGCGGGGCGCGACGCTCGCCAAGGATTTCGAGGCGATCGTGATCGACTACATCGAGCGCCGCTTCGGCCAGGGCAAGCGCGACGCCGCCGAGTGA
- a CDS encoding potassium transporter Kup, which yields MTQPASPNGASPNSDGTSSAGTSPASPIPSGASAAGGPAPGEGGPVAASAGAHDPSDAAAEGHAKAGFWALTIGSVGVVYGDIGTSPLYAFREALAPSRSDGILLAEEVIGTASLIIWALLLIVTIKYVAILLRMDNNGEGGILSLMAQARHALGGSKIVFMLGLLGASLFYGDSVITPAISVLSAVEGLKLVTPAFDDYVLPITVAIILGLFAVQSHGTARVATFFGPAMVVWFLAMAAAALPHIAGNPGVLAAFNPWYAVHYLLGHGTGALVALGAVFLAVTGAEALFADLGHFGRRPIQVAWLGLVAPCLVLNYLGQTALVLAKPETTDPFYQLVPEWGLIPMVLLATLATVTASQAVITGAFSLSRQAIQLGMLPRMEIRHTSEAHSGQIYLPQINTLLALGVVVLAVTFRSSSALASAYGIAVTGTMLLTASMAYVVLWKVVRLSPLVSAAIIMPFIVLETLFLLSNLLKLHEGGYVPLMLAGGLMLMMWTWVRGVTILFNKTRKTDVPLIELVGMLEKSTSYQRVKGTAVFLTSDPEIAPAALLHNMKHNKVIHEKNVVLTVETMDRPRASQAERVRIEPVGFGFYRVVMRFGFMETPNIPRTLTLLKREGFKFDIMSTSFFLSRRSIRPAAHSGMPLWQDRIFITLAKNANDATDFFQIPTGRVVEVGTQVTV from the coding sequence ATGACCCAGCCTGCCAGCCCAAATGGCGCGAGTCCAAATTCGGACGGCACAAGTTCGGCCGGCACAAGTCCGGCGAGCCCGATTCCGTCAGGCGCTTCCGCCGCGGGCGGTCCGGCGCCCGGCGAAGGGGGCCCGGTCGCGGCGTCCGCCGGCGCGCATGATCCCTCCGACGCGGCGGCCGAGGGCCACGCCAAGGCGGGCTTTTGGGCGCTGACGATCGGCTCCGTCGGCGTGGTCTACGGCGATATCGGCACGAGCCCGCTCTACGCCTTCCGCGAGGCGCTCGCCCCCTCGCGCAGCGACGGCATCCTGCTCGCCGAGGAGGTGATCGGCACCGCCTCGCTCATCATCTGGGCGCTGCTGCTGATCGTCACGATCAAGTACGTCGCGATCCTGCTGCGGATGGACAACAACGGCGAGGGCGGGATCCTCTCGCTGATGGCCCAGGCCCGCCACGCGCTGGGCGGCTCCAAGATCGTGTTCATGCTGGGGCTGCTCGGCGCCTCGCTGTTCTACGGCGATTCCGTCATCACCCCGGCGATCTCGGTGCTCTCGGCGGTGGAAGGGCTCAAACTCGTCACGCCGGCCTTCGACGACTACGTCCTGCCGATCACGGTGGCGATCATCCTCGGCCTGTTCGCGGTCCAGAGCCACGGCACGGCCCGCGTCGCGACCTTCTTCGGGCCGGCCATGGTGGTGTGGTTCCTGGCCATGGCCGCCGCCGCCCTGCCCCACATCGCCGGTAATCCCGGCGTGCTCGCTGCCTTCAATCCCTGGTACGCGGTGCATTACCTGCTCGGCCACGGCACCGGCGCGCTGGTGGCGCTCGGCGCGGTGTTCCTGGCAGTGACCGGAGCCGAGGCCCTGTTCGCCGATCTCGGCCATTTCGGGCGCCGCCCGATCCAGGTGGCGTGGCTCGGCCTCGTCGCGCCCTGCCTCGTCCTGAACTATCTCGGCCAGACCGCCCTGGTGCTGGCCAAGCCCGAGACGACCGATCCGTTCTACCAGCTCGTGCCGGAATGGGGTCTGATCCCGATGGTGCTGCTGGCCACACTCGCCACGGTGACGGCGAGCCAGGCGGTCATCACCGGCGCCTTCTCCCTGTCGCGGCAGGCGATCCAGCTCGGCATGCTGCCGCGCATGGAGATCCGCCACACCTCCGAGGCGCATTCGGGCCAGATCTACCTGCCGCAGATCAACACTCTGCTCGCCCTCGGCGTGGTGGTCCTGGCGGTGACCTTCCGCTCCTCCTCCGCGCTCGCCTCAGCCTACGGCATCGCCGTGACGGGCACGATGCTGCTCACCGCCTCCATGGCCTACGTGGTGCTGTGGAAGGTGGTGCGCCTCTCGCCGCTCGTGTCGGCGGCGATCATCATGCCCTTCATCGTGCTGGAAACCCTGTTCCTGCTCTCGAACCTGCTGAAGCTGCACGAGGGTGGCTACGTGCCCCTGATGCTGGCCGGCGGCCTGATGCTGATGATGTGGACCTGGGTGCGGGGTGTCACGATCCTGTTCAACAAGACCCGCAAGACCGACGTGCCGCTGATCGAGCTTGTCGGCATGCTGGAGAAGAGCACCTCCTATCAGCGGGTGAAGGGCACGGCGGTCTTCCTGACGAGCGACCCCGAGATCGCGCCCGCCGCGCTGCTGCACAACATGAAGCACAACAAGGTGATCCACGAGAAGAACGTGGTGCTCACCGTCGAGACCATGGACCGGCCCCGCGCGAGCCAGGCCGAGCGGGTGCGGATCGAGCCCGTGGGCTTCGGCTTCTACCGGGTGGTGATGCGCTTCGGCTTCATGGAGACGCCCAACATCCCGCGCACCCTGACCCTGCTCAAGCGCGAGGGCTTCAAGTTCGACATCATGTCGACCTCGTTCTTCCTGTCGCGCCGCTCGATCCGCCCGGCCGCCCATTCCGGCATGCCGCTGTGGCAGGATCGGATCTTCATCACGCTCGCCAAGAACGCCAACGACGCCACGGACTTCTTCCAGATCCCGACCGGCCGCGTCGTCGAGGTGGGCACCCAGGTCACCGTCTAG
- a CDS encoding TonB-dependent siderophore receptor, with protein MGSVRTLVGVRALRTMALAGASLLALTVGAAAQQATARLEELSVEGSGRGAAGGGQSAQRGADGRAAPEDPRGPVTGYVATRSATATKTNTPLIETPQAITVIGREQIDAQGAQTLTQATQYTAGIYSGVYGADERVDFFTLRGFVASDYGIYKDGLQLLNYGFGTLKTETFGLERIEVLRGPAAVLFGAGNPGGIVNQITKRPTLAPFGYVEIAGGSFGQVYGAFDVGGPADESGHLFYRLTGIGRQGGTQVVGADSDRAYIAPAFTWRPDAGTTFTVLTSYQRDSTAVTANFLPYSGTVRPNLSGLRIDRSLNVGDPRINSFQREQVFAGYEFEHAVDDVWTVRQNFRYSFSDAKQNSYIGQLGYADLPQTQLARYQFQYADKVSLFQVDNQAEARFSDGFVAHDLLFGVDYKNYSLYDNQASLFPGPNLSIINPLYGQIVGRPLPYQVDVNSFRQLGFYAQDQIKLTDRLSLIGGLRYDIANSDVLKKLAPDTSTSRTDTALTGRIALLYNFDPGIAPYVAYSTSFQPQIGVDAITGASLAPDRGEQIEVGLKIEPVGERFSLNIAAFDLVRDNPPFPVLIGFGSTQLGTVRSRGIEGQFVANLAEGLNLVAAVTHYDLEYTRVRDAALGDLVGKTPTNVPETFASVFADYTIPFGDWRGFGFGGGVRYVGRSYADQLNNLKVPEYVLFDATVHYNWDRWRMAITAANIGDRRFVTSCQSANSCFYGEARRVLASVSYKW; from the coding sequence ATGGGCTCGGTTCGCACTCTCGTCGGCGTCCGCGCCCTGCGGACGATGGCGCTGGCAGGCGCCTCATTGCTCGCTCTCACCGTGGGCGCCGCGGCGCAGCAGGCGACCGCGCGCCTGGAAGAGCTGTCGGTCGAAGGCAGCGGCCGGGGGGCCGCCGGTGGCGGGCAATCCGCCCAGCGCGGCGCCGATGGACGTGCGGCCCCCGAGGATCCGCGCGGGCCGGTCACCGGCTACGTCGCAACCCGTTCGGCCACTGCGACCAAGACCAACACGCCGCTGATCGAGACGCCGCAGGCGATCACCGTCATCGGCCGTGAGCAGATCGATGCGCAGGGCGCACAGACGCTGACCCAGGCGACGCAGTACACAGCCGGCATCTATTCCGGCGTCTACGGCGCCGATGAGCGGGTCGATTTCTTCACCCTGCGCGGCTTCGTGGCGAGCGATTACGGGATCTACAAGGACGGCCTGCAACTCCTGAATTACGGCTTCGGCACGCTCAAGACCGAGACCTTCGGCCTGGAGCGGATCGAGGTTCTGCGCGGCCCGGCCGCGGTGCTGTTCGGTGCGGGCAATCCCGGCGGCATCGTCAACCAGATCACCAAGCGACCGACGCTGGCGCCCTTCGGCTATGTCGAGATCGCCGGCGGCTCGTTCGGGCAGGTCTACGGCGCCTTCGATGTTGGTGGGCCGGCCGACGAGTCGGGTCACCTGTTCTATCGCCTCACCGGCATCGGCCGGCAGGGCGGCACCCAGGTCGTCGGCGCGGATTCCGACCGCGCCTACATCGCACCGGCCTTCACGTGGCGGCCGGATGCCGGCACCACCTTCACGGTGCTGACGAGCTACCAGCGCGATTCCACGGCCGTGACCGCGAACTTCCTGCCCTATTCCGGCACCGTGCGCCCGAACCTGAGCGGCCTGCGCATCGACCGCTCCCTCAACGTGGGCGATCCGCGCATCAACAGCTTCCAGCGCGAACAGGTCTTCGCCGGCTACGAGTTCGAGCACGCGGTCGACGACGTGTGGACCGTGCGTCAGAACTTCCGCTACTCGTTCTCGGACGCGAAGCAGAACTCGTATATCGGCCAGCTCGGCTACGCCGACCTGCCTCAGACGCAGCTTGCCCGCTACCAGTTCCAGTACGCCGACAAGGTCAGCCTGTTCCAGGTCGACAACCAGGCCGAGGCCCGCTTCTCCGACGGATTCGTCGCCCACGACCTCTTGTTCGGCGTCGACTACAAGAACTACTCGCTCTACGACAATCAGGCCTCGCTCTTCCCCGGCCCGAACCTCAGCATCATCAACCCGCTCTACGGGCAGATCGTCGGCCGGCCCCTGCCCTATCAGGTCGACGTCAACAGCTTCCGGCAGCTCGGCTTCTACGCCCAGGACCAGATCAAGCTCACCGACCGCCTGAGCCTGATCGGCGGCCTGCGCTACGACATCGCCAACAGCGACGTGCTCAAGAAGCTCGCGCCGGACACGAGCACGTCCCGCACCGATACGGCGCTCACCGGCCGTATCGCGCTTCTCTACAATTTCGATCCCGGCATCGCCCCCTACGTCGCCTACTCGACCTCGTTCCAGCCGCAGATCGGCGTCGATGCGATCACCGGAGCCTCCCTCGCGCCGGATCGCGGCGAGCAGATCGAGGTCGGCCTGAAGATCGAGCCGGTCGGCGAGCGCTTCTCCCTCAACATCGCCGCCTTCGATCTCGTGCGCGACAACCCGCCCTTCCCGGTCCTGATCGGCTTCGGCAGCACGCAGCTCGGCACCGTGCGCTCGCGCGGCATCGAGGGGCAGTTCGTCGCGAACCTCGCGGAAGGCTTGAACCTCGTCGCGGCGGTGACCCACTACGACCTCGAATACACCCGGGTCCGGGATGCCGCGCTCGGCGACCTCGTCGGCAAGACCCCGACCAATGTGCCGGAGACTTTCGCCTCGGTCTTTGCCGATTACACGATCCCGTTCGGCGATTGGCGCGGCTTCGGCTTCGGCGGCGGCGTGCGCTATGTCGGCCGCTCCTACGCCGACCAGCTCAACAATCTGAAGGTCCCGGAATACGTCCTGTTCGACGCGACCGTGCACTACAATTGGGACCGCTGGCGCATGGCGATCACCGCCGCCAACATCGGCGACCGGCGCTTCGTCACCTCGTGCCAGTCGGCCAATTCCTGCTTCTACGGCGAGGCCCGCCGCGTGCTGGCGAGCGTGAGCTACAAGTGGTGA
- a CDS encoding histidinol-phosphate transaminase, with protein MSAIDPASRSALRPQPRPGVLAIEAYVPGKSAAPGVAKIHKLSSNETPLGPSPRAIEALRAEAATLALYPDGSATRLRAAIGARYGLDPARIVCGAGSDELLTLLALAFVGPGDEGIFCEHGFLVYRIAILTAGGTPVVAPETNLTADVDAILAAVTPRTRIVYLANPNNPTGTYLPFEEVRRLQAGLPGNVVLVLDGAYAEYVRANDYTAGLELALDAPNVVMTRTFSKIHGLAAQRIGWMVGSEVVVDAVNRIRGPFNLSAGGIAAGAAAIADEAHVAAAIAHNDEWLAWLTRAVEALGLTVTPSVGNFLLVHFSDAPGRTAAEADAHLTRAGVIVRRVSSYGLPNALRVSVGSAEANRAFVDALTDFLGPQRS; from the coding sequence ATGTCCGCAATCGACCCCGCGTCCCGATCCGCCTTGCGCCCTCAGCCGCGCCCCGGCGTGCTCGCCATCGAGGCCTACGTGCCCGGCAAGAGCGCCGCGCCGGGCGTCGCGAAGATCCACAAGCTCTCCTCCAACGAGACTCCGCTGGGCCCGAGCCCGCGGGCGATCGAGGCCCTGCGGGCGGAGGCCGCGACGCTGGCCCTCTATCCCGACGGCAGCGCCACCCGCCTGCGTGCGGCGATCGGCGCCCGCTACGGGCTCGACCCCGCCCGCATCGTCTGCGGCGCGGGCTCGGACGAGCTGCTGACCCTGCTGGCGCTCGCCTTCGTCGGGCCGGGCGACGAGGGCATCTTCTGCGAGCACGGCTTCCTCGTGTACCGCATCGCGATCCTGACGGCCGGCGGCACGCCGGTGGTGGCGCCGGAGACGAACCTCACGGCGGATGTGGACGCGATCCTCGCCGCGGTGACGCCGCGCACCCGGATCGTCTACCTCGCCAACCCCAACAACCCGACCGGCACCTACCTGCCGTTCGAGGAGGTCCGCCGCCTGCAGGCCGGCCTGCCCGGCAACGTGGTGCTGGTGCTCGACGGGGCCTATGCCGAGTACGTGCGGGCCAACGACTACACCGCCGGCCTCGAACTCGCCCTCGACGCGCCCAACGTCGTGATGACGCGCACCTTCTCGAAGATCCACGGTCTGGCGGCGCAGCGCATCGGCTGGATGGTCGGGTCCGAAGTCGTGGTCGATGCGGTCAACCGCATCCGCGGGCCGTTCAACCTGTCCGCGGGCGGCATCGCGGCCGGCGCGGCGGCGATCGCCGACGAGGCCCATGTCGCGGCGGCGATCGCCCACAACGACGAGTGGCTCGCCTGGCTCACCCGCGCGGTCGAGGCGCTGGGGCTCACCGTGACGCCGAGCGTCGGCAACTTCCTGCTCGTCCACTTCTCCGACGCGCCGGGCCGCACGGCGGCGGAGGCGGATGCGCACCTGACGCGCGCCGGCGTGATCGTTCGGCGGGTCTCCTCCTATGGCCTGCCCAACGCCCTGCGGGTGAGCGTCGGCAGCGCGGAGGCCAACCGCGCCTTCGTCGATGCGCTGACCGACTTCCTGGGACCGCAGCGCTCGTGA
- a CDS encoding prephenate/arogenate dehydrogenase family protein → MTAVVERLAIVGLGLIGSSIARGARTYGLAREIVAIDRDAGVIERVRALGLAETVSTEASAVADADLVILCVPVGAIGEVAAQIAPHLKPGAVVSDVGSVKAAVVAAVTPHLSERNPFVPAHPVAGTEYSGPDSGFATLFSNRWCILTPPEGADPAAVERVQGLWQGLGAIVETMTPEHHDLVLAITSHVPHLIAYNIVGTAADLEAVTQSEVIKFSAGGFRDFTRIAASDPTMWRDIFLTNREAVLEMLGRFNEDLSALSRAIRWGDGEALHDLFTRTRAIRRGIVAMGQETAEPDFGRARNAAAPATKQS, encoded by the coding sequence GTGACCGCGGTCGTGGAGCGCCTCGCCATCGTTGGGCTCGGTCTGATCGGCTCCTCGATCGCCCGCGGCGCCCGGACCTACGGGCTCGCCCGCGAGATCGTGGCGATCGACCGCGATGCCGGCGTGATCGAGCGGGTGAGGGCGCTGGGACTGGCCGAGACGGTGAGTACCGAGGCCTCGGCGGTCGCAGACGCCGACCTCGTCATCCTCTGCGTGCCGGTCGGCGCCATCGGCGAGGTGGCGGCGCAGATCGCGCCGCACCTGAAGCCGGGCGCCGTCGTCTCAGACGTCGGCTCGGTCAAGGCCGCCGTCGTCGCGGCGGTGACTCCGCATCTTTCTGAAAGAAATCCGTTCGTACCAGCGCATCCGGTGGCGGGCACCGAGTATTCGGGGCCGGATTCGGGCTTTGCCACCCTGTTCTCGAACCGCTGGTGCATCCTCACCCCACCAGAGGGGGCCGACCCGGCGGCGGTCGAGCGGGTGCAGGGCCTGTGGCAGGGTCTCGGCGCCATCGTCGAGACCATGACGCCCGAGCACCACGACCTCGTGCTCGCCATCACCAGCCACGTGCCGCACCTGATCGCCTACAACATCGTCGGCACGGCGGCCGATCTCGAAGCCGTCACGCAGTCGGAGGTCATCAAGTTCTCCGCCGGCGGCTTTCGCGACTTCACCCGCATCGCCGCCTCCGATCCGACGATGTGGCGCGACATCTTCCTGACCAACCGCGAGGCGGTGCTGGAGATGCTCGGGCGCTTCAACGAGGATCTGTCGGCCCTGTCGCGGGCGATCCGTTGGGGCGACGGCGAGGCCCTGCACGACCTGTTCACGCGCACCCGCGCGATCCGCCGCGGCATCGTCGCCATGGGTCAGGAGACGGCCGAGCCGGATTTCGGCCGCGCCCGCAACGCGGCGGCGCCCGCGACCAAGCAGAGCTGA
- a CDS encoding glycosyltransferase family 2 protein produces MRTFAIVAVVEGAAPDLFEWLSFHRAVGVRHFVIYDNGLDSEAAALLKAHEGIGVTTLPCPTRIDMTPRFAAYNHFLASRARLFRFAAFLSLDEFLVPAPGRSIQDWIARIPPHAGAVVVNRRVFDTAEPSGDPSGLVLRRFPYALADPEDEANRPVTAIYRQGAVAAITDAGLAPLVQGERLMSDFSPAAPDPTRPDAVLGVRQGEIRLNHYPRPAPARAANGVEAEPCFRTQSWVGPTLDAMRHVLAYLEGVTPAGALRLRARAGAVPELARPVSPRDHRLWRLRHLHRPRVEAAGRFVQRKLFGAPRPW; encoded by the coding sequence ATGCGGACATTCGCCATCGTTGCCGTCGTCGAGGGCGCGGCGCCCGACCTGTTCGAGTGGCTCTCCTTCCACCGCGCCGTCGGCGTGCGCCATTTCGTGATCTACGACAACGGCCTCGACAGCGAGGCGGCGGCTCTCCTGAAGGCGCACGAGGGCATCGGGGTCACCACCCTGCCCTGCCCGACCCGCATCGACATGACGCCGCGGTTTGCCGCCTACAATCACTTCCTCGCCTCGCGGGCGCGGCTGTTCCGCTTCGCCGCCTTCCTCTCGCTCGACGAATTCCTGGTGCCGGCGCCCGGCCGCTCGATCCAGGACTGGATCGCCCGCATCCCGCCGCATGCCGGCGCGGTTGTGGTCAACCGGCGTGTCTTCGACACCGCGGAGCCGAGCGGCGATCCGTCCGGGCTCGTGCTGCGCCGCTTCCCCTACGCGCTGGCGGACCCGGAGGACGAGGCGAACCGCCCCGTCACGGCGATCTACCGGCAGGGCGCCGTCGCCGCGATCACCGATGCGGGTCTGGCGCCCCTGGTGCAGGGCGAGCGGCTGATGAGCGATTTCAGCCCCGCCGCGCCGGACCCGACGCGGCCCGACGCCGTCCTCGGCGTGCGGCAGGGTGAGATTCGTCTCAACCACTATCCCCGTCCCGCCCCGGCTCGCGCTGCGAACGGCGTGGAAGCCGAGCCGTGCTTCCGGACGCAGAGCTGGGTCGGGCCGACGCTCGACGCGATGCGCCACGTTCTCGCCTACTTGGAGGGCGTCACGCCGGCCGGGGCTCTGCGGCTGCGGGCGCGGGCCGGCGCCGTACCGGAACTGGCGCGGCCGGTCTCGCCGCGGGACCACCGCCTCTGGCGGTTGCGCCATCTGCACCGGCCGCGGGTCGAGGCCGCCGGTCGGTTCGTCCAGCGCAAGCTCTTCGGGGCGCCGCGCCCCTGGTAG
- a CDS encoding DUF2125 domain-containing protein, translating into MAQTPELIPGGPLPRRRRRIGLFLPYILLATVVLAWTTAWFFIRGKAESEMDAWLAREAQAGRQWTCADRSITGFPFRLELRCASVRFARSDGNFTLGPTTAVVQVYDPRHVVLEVGGPFHVEQGDLTGDVTWSSLEASFHAAANGFSRASLVVDAPKGMIQSPDPGPVDFAAQHLELHARPTPGRFESDGAVDVSLRLAKAAVPRLDALVGSSDPADIDLDTTIERATVLRTGTVARELEKWRRAEGRLDVNRLSIAKGERRLQAKGEVGLDEAHRPEGRFELRAVGLEALVGQVMGQRFGSDKGALIGNLVGQFLGGLRKREDASGEAQADNPNGLKPLPTLRLGDGRLMLGPLAVPNVALPALY; encoded by the coding sequence ATGGCGCAGACACCCGAACTGATTCCCGGCGGACCGCTCCCGCGGCGGCGCAGGCGGATCGGCCTGTTCCTTCCCTACATCCTGCTCGCTACCGTCGTCCTCGCCTGGACCACCGCGTGGTTCTTCATCCGCGGCAAGGCCGAGAGCGAGATGGACGCTTGGCTCGCCCGCGAGGCCCAGGCTGGGCGCCAGTGGACCTGCGCCGACCGCTCGATCACCGGGTTTCCCTTCCGCCTCGAACTGCGCTGCGCGTCCGTCCGCTTCGCCCGCTCCGATGGCAACTTCACCCTCGGGCCGACCACCGCCGTGGTGCAGGTCTACGACCCGCGCCACGTCGTGCTCGAGGTCGGCGGACCGTTCCATGTCGAGCAGGGCGACCTGACCGGCGACGTCACGTGGTCCTCGCTGGAAGCGAGCTTCCACGCCGCCGCGAACGGGTTCAGCCGCGCCTCCCTCGTCGTCGATGCTCCGAAGGGCATGATCCAGTCCCCCGATCCGGGGCCGGTGGACTTCGCCGCTCAGCATCTCGAACTCCACGCCCGCCCCACGCCCGGCCGCTTCGAGAGCGACGGCGCCGTCGATGTCAGCCTGCGCCTCGCCAAGGCCGCCGTGCCGCGGCTCGACGCGCTGGTCGGCAGCAGCGACCCCGCCGACATCGACCTCGACACGACCATTGAGCGGGCCACGGTGCTGCGCACCGGCACGGTGGCGCGGGAATTGGAGAAGTGGCGTCGGGCTGAGGGCCGCCTCGACGTGAACCGCCTGTCGATCGCCAAGGGCGAGCGCCGTCTCCAGGCCAAGGGCGAAGTCGGCCTCGACGAGGCGCATCGCCCCGAGGGCCGCTTCGAGTTGCGCGCCGTGGGACTTGAAGCCCTGGTCGGGCAGGTGATGGGCCAGCGCTTCGGCTCGGACAAGGGCGCGTTGATCGGCAATCTCGTCGGCCAGTTCCTCGGCGGCCTGCGCAAGCGCGAGGACGCCTCCGGAGAGGCACAGGCGGACAACCCCAACGGCCTCAAACCCCTGCCGACCCTGCGGCTGGGTGACGGGCGCCTGATGCTCGGCCCGCTCGCCGTGCCGAACGTGGCGCTGCCGGCCTTGTACTGA
- the lptE gene encoding LPS assembly lipoprotein LptE gives MGVATKGAGVRIARLVLAAGLALNLGACFRPLYGPTASGESMQGLLAAIQVDDVNMAQDQERLGHYLRSELIFDLDGSGQSAVPKRYRLKMQGSEQVQTPIVSSTTARAEAGTIVGTVKFSLESLDGRRILTEGVATGTATYDRSIQRFASLRAARDAEIRLAKLLAEQIKTRIASVLAVKPNP, from the coding sequence ATGGGTGTGGCGACCAAGGGGGCGGGGGTTCGAATTGCGCGGCTCGTGCTCGCTGCCGGCCTCGCGCTGAATCTCGGCGCCTGCTTCCGTCCGCTCTACGGGCCGACCGCCTCGGGCGAGTCGATGCAGGGGCTGCTCGCCGCGATCCAAGTCGATGACGTCAACATGGCGCAGGATCAGGAGCGTCTCGGACATTACCTGCGCAGCGAGCTGATCTTCGACCTCGACGGCTCCGGCCAGTCTGCGGTGCCGAAGCGCTACCGGCTCAAGATGCAGGGTTCGGAACAGGTCCAGACGCCAATCGTCTCCTCGACCACGGCGCGGGCGGAAGCTGGTACGATCGTCGGAACGGTGAAGTTCTCGCTGGAGAGCCTCGACGGGCGCCGCATCCTCACCGAGGGCGTCGCGACGGGCACCGCGACCTACGATCGCTCGATCCAGCGCTTCGCCTCGCTGCGCGCGGCGCGCGACGCGGAGATTCGGCTTGCCAAGCTGTTGGCCGAACAGATCAAGACCCGGATCGCCTCCGTCCTCGCCGTCAAGCCGAACCCCTGA